Part of the Ignavibacteria bacterium genome is shown below.
GAAGCATTTATAATTGCAACAAAATCTTATCGGGATACTTCCTTGAGGTTAAAGATAAAGTTCTGGATTATCTTATGTTTCTTCTCTCTAACAAATATTTGAGCTTGGGAAATGTAATCGATAACATAAACGATGGAAAAGAAAAGGAAAAGATGAAACAGTTTCTGCTTTTTTTGATTTACTGGTTCAGGGATTTGGCGCTTTTAAATGCGGGCAACGAAAAAATGATTTTGAATCATGATAAGCTTGACCGTCTGAAAAAATTCAATGAAAATTTTAAAACGAATTTTTTCAAAGTTATTTCTGAGATTGAAGATACTTTCAGAGACATCGACCTTAACATAAATCCTGAGCTTATTTTCTTCAAATTATCCTTCCGCCTTAAACAAAACATCGTCAGAAAGTAACCTGTCAGAAGTTTACAAAAACATTATCAATAGTCCAGTTTGGCTTCACGCTAAGCAGTGGTTCATAATAAACAAATCTTTCACTCGGTGCAAACGGAAAAGCGGAGCCGTAATTAAACCTGTCATCGTTATCCGTATCAATAAATGCAAATAATCTGTATTCTCCGACAGGAATTGCTCTGAACTCAAATTGTTTCTGGTCAGGGGGTTTACTTTGTTTGAAAATTAAAATCCTTGAAGAACTTTCAATAAGATTCAAAATAACATTTGAAGCAATCTCTTGTTTGGAATTAATTGTTCCTAAAATTTTACCTGTTCTGGATTCGCTTGCAGTTTTAAAATTCAAAGTATAGTTATATGTCCCTAAAACTGCATTAAACCTATATATGGTATTGAACCGCAGCGGTTCGGCTGGAATAATCTGAAGCAATGTATCGGAATACCAGTTATAAATTATTCTTATAGTGTTACCTGCCGTGTCCTTTAACGTTAATTTATCGGCAATATCAAATCTTGTAAGCGTATTATTCCTGAAATAAAAATAAAAGTTTTCAACGTTTGCAATATTTTCCTGATTGTTTTGAATTGAAGAAAAAACTCTTTGAGCGGAATCCGGCTTGAGCAGCTCTAAAAATTCTCTCGACCCTATGACCGGCGATAAATCTTCTATCAAAAAATTTGCTCCATCAACTTTCGAAGAATCCGATATAATAAAATCCTGATATGTTACCGCAATTTTTTCAAAATCTTTATCATATAAGCTGTTACGGTCTTTATCGATTATCGCAAAAAATCTGAATTCAGAGGATGGAAGATTAGAAAAGATATAAGTTCCCTCTTTGCCTGTTTGGCTTATGTAATCAGGCGTTACTTTCGAAGGGTCAAGAGAATCCGGATTATGAGTTCTTAAATTATAACAAAATATAGAAACAACATCGTTTGAAGGCGGAGAAACCCTGCCTGAAATACTTCCCTTGTCGATACGGCTGCCAGTTGAAAAAGCAATTACTATAGGTTCATTGAGAGAATTATTTCCACGAACATCTCTTAAATCCTTCGTGATAGTTACATTATACGTCGTGTTCGGTTTGAATCCGCCGGGAAATTCTATCTCAACATCTTTTCCGCCGAAGTTAAATTTAATTTCCGAATCCGGTTTTGGTGTAATAAAAAAGGCGTCCATAAAACTCCGACGTTCGATATATTCATCAAACTCAATGGTGATTTTATTGTCTTTGAAGTTCAGCGTTTCATTTGCAGGATAGATTTTTAATACAACCGGAGGCGATTTATCATCGGGACCGCCTGGAGGAGGGTCCTGATTTGCGCATCCGCAAACCTTGATGAGAAATACAAAAAAAATTATTTTAAGAATTGTTCTTTTCAATTCTTATATGTCTTAAATTCAAGAATCACTTTAGTTCCTTCGCCTAATTTCGATTCAAATTTTATTTTCGCTTTCATGTCATCGAGTGATTTTTTAGTTATTGCAAGTCCAAGCCCCATTCCCGATGATTTCGTTGAAAAATTCGGCTCAAAAAGCTTCTTTTGAGTATCTTTATCCATCCCGATACCGTCATCGGCAATTTCAATTTTGAATTTTCCGTCGATTCTGACCGAATTTATTTCGATTACACCCTTCTTAATTATTGCCTGAATTGAATTTTTAATCAGGTTCTGAAAAATTCTGTTCAGCTCCTGCTTGTCTGCAACAATTTTTGTGTCGCTGTCATTCAGTTCGATTTTGAATTTTATGTTCGGATGGTTTGAATATAAAGAAATTACATCTTCAAGAACTTCATTTGCATAAAGCGGCTCATAGTTTCGCTTCGGAAGCTTTGCAAAATATGAAAACTCGGTTGCAATCCTGTTAAGCTTATCAATTTCATTGGAAATCATTTTCTTGGTCTTATATAGAACCTCATGAAAAGTTTTTTGGTCGCCAGATTTATAAATTTCCGCAAGATACTGTATCGACAGCTTCATTGGCGTAAGCGGGTTTTTAATTTCATGCGCAACTCTTCGCGCAATGTCACGCCACGCTTCTTCCCTTTCTGCTTTTTTCAGCTCAGCTCTCGATTTTTCAAGCTCAACTGTCATTATATTAAATGACCTCACTAAATCCCCCAGCTCATCGTTTCGGTTAATGTCTATTGCAACGTTAATATCTCCTTTGGAAACCTTTTCTGTTGCATTCCTTAATGCAAGAATCGGCGAAGAAATTTTTTCGGTTAAGAAGCTGACGACAATTAGCAAAATTATAATTACAATAAAGTAAATCCCAAAGATAAACGTCAGTGTTTCTGTCAGCTCCTCGTTGATTTCATTCTGCCTGTAAACAAGCTGTGATGAAATTATTCCAACAAGGTTATTTCGCGCATCCCGTAACGGTTTATAACCCACAAGATACGAGAACCTTCCGATATCCTGATTATCAAGAAATAAATCCTTTTTGAGATAAATAAGGTTATATGCTGCTTCAGCGCTTACACGCGTGTCAAGCAAATCTGACTTATAAAGCTCTTCATTTGTTGTGCTTACAAGGCGGTTCTTTAAATATAAATTAAAATTTTTATCGAACTGTGAAATATTCCGGTTAATAAATTCCTTCTGAATTGTTTTTAAGCTGTCCTGGTTTGAAATAAAACTTAATGTAAAATTAATTCCTTTCAAGCTCTCATTAAGCAGATTCAAATCTGATACAATCTGATTTTTCTGGTCAACATCGTTTTTGTCGATGATAAACGACCTTGTATAAATCGCAAGAAAAACAATCGGAATTACCGATACAATCAGAAATGAAACAAATAATTTTTCTCTGAAGTTAAGCCGGAACGATTTATTTTTTAACAAATAATATATTGCTAAAATAAAATACAGAGCCAGAAATATTATAAGCGTAAATAAAATAAACTTCAGATAAAAAAACGTTATGACTTTGAAGTCATCACGTTTGATGCTGACAGAATAAACTTTTTCACCATTGCCGTTTGTGTTTTCATTCTCGCTCACATTTTCAAAATTGCTCGAAAGTATATAAAAAGTTCTATATTTTTCATCGTTTATCGTCTCCATCCTCCACACAGATTTTGTTTCTGAATTTTTAAGATATTCCTTAAAAATGCTGAGTGAATTGACTGTTGATTTTGAGACATCAGGATCAGTTGAGCTTATAATTTCACCGTTCACATATTCAGTTAAGACAGGGTCGGAAATTAATTTATTAAGTATGTTGCTTCGATTATAATTCTTAAATAATTCGGCTGATGTCTGCAGAAGAAAATTCCTCGATTCTGAATGAATCGTGATAACCAAATACCCGAGAATACGGGCGAATGGCGTTCCTTTTAAATCCTGTTTTTCAATCGGAGCAATGCCGACATAAAATTTTTCTTCCGGATTTTTGAGTATCGCTATATTCTCTATTATGACCGGTGATTGCTCTTCGTTAAGCGAATCAAGAACAAGTGTTTCATCACTTAAACCCATTTCATCTATAATATTTGCCGTATCCGAAATTTCAAGCGTATCAAGATTTTTATATATCTGCTGAAGGGAGATGTTATATCCCTTTTCAAAAAAATTCTTATTAAGGAATGTGATAATATCATTCGTGTTAAGCTTTGCATCGTTGATATTAAAATCGCTTAATATTTTTCTGTTTGTATCGAGAATTACTACAGCAGAATTAAAATCTTCGGAATTGAGCTTGCTTTCCGCCCACAAGTAAAATGCAAGTTTTGGCAGAAGATTTTTATCATTCAAATCATTTTCAAACCTTGTAAGCGAAGAAAGATTCATTAATTCATTTGATATAGTAAAATTAATTCTTTCATCTTCATCTTCAGCTAATTTTTGCGCTATAATTTCAACATATCTTGTTTCTTGCGAAGTTATCTTCGTTATTATAATAAACGGAACTATGACTATGCATATGAGAATAAAAATGGAAAAGGTTTTAAGATTTAAGACTCTGTAATCCGGCTTTAATAATAAATTTTTCTTTATGTAGAACACAAAAAGAAATATTGAAACAATTAAAAATATGCGCTGATAATACTCCAGGTCAAAAGAAGGGATAAACCATTCGATTAGCTGGTTTACAATTAAAAATACAATTAAAAATGTGATGATATTGTATCTTTTAAAAAATTCTTTATCCGAGAACAATACTATATTCCTGAATGCAAATGCAATCTGAACAAGAAAAGTTATCAATGAAAATGAAATAAATAGAATGGATAACTGCACCAAAAAAAGCTCTTTATCGGGAATTATTTGAGACCTGTCAAAAAAATTAAGATTGGAATCGGAAATTATAACTTTTATTATCAGCCCTAATGCTTCAAGAACAAAGAAAAATCCTGCAAGATAAACAGCTATCTTAACATTTCTGAACCAAATCCTTTGTTCCTCTATTATCGGTTCGGCGACTTTATATCTATATTGAATTATAACCGAATATGCACATATAATCAGAAGACAAATTGACGTTAAAAATAATGCTCCTATTGACTTTAGAATTCCAAACCCGAACGGTGAAGCGTAAAACGACGGTGAGAAAATATCGCTGTCAAATGACTTAGATGGGAATCCCATCCACAGCAAAAAATATCTTATTAAAATCATAACAAGAGCAAAAATAAAAATTTGAATACTCTTGTTTTGAATTTTGTTTAAAAGCAGAATTGTTATTGTAATTACAATAAACGCGAGAAAAAACGCGAGAACGGAAACATATTTGTTTTTAAATTCAGTTATATTTTGCACGTATTGCTCTTTCTCGAAACTGCTTATGAACAACTTTCCGATTTGAACGTCATTTAAACCAATAATATCAACCGGTATATATCCCGAATATTTAATGGAATCATATTCAATTTTTCCGGATATCGAATTTGCAGTAATTAAGTCTGCACTCACATTCATGTTTTCGCTTATTTCCTGAGTCAACCCGAAGTCAGGAAAAAACTGATTCTTTAACTGAAATTTTATGTCGATTAATTCAGAGGTGAGGCAGACACCTATTACTTTTCCGCCGGGTACTGTTATGGGAGCATAAATAATGTAATAAGTATAAAATCCGACGTTCTTTAAAACAGAAAACTTTCCGCCTGCAAGAGTTTTTTGTAAAAGGAAATATTCCGGCTGCAATTGTCTGCCTTTAAATGCAAAAAGCTCAAGCTTTGTGTTGTAAATCTCAACCTGATAACCGGAGTTAAGATTCAGGTCTATTAAATATTCAAAAGTTTTTCGGAAATTATTTTCGAGAAGATTGTTAATAACAATTGAGTCTTTTACGATGCGGTTTGATAAATCTCCGATTTCATTTTTATAATCATTAAAAATATTCTTTACATCCGAAATATTTTTATTATTTTTTTCCGAGGAAATATCATTCCACCCGGATTCTGATTTATTGATAATAACCGATGTTATTATATTGATTGCCAGAATCCAACCTATAATGAAAAAAGCGATTAAAATAAGAACTTTTAACCGCTTATCAAAAATATTTGATAAAATATTTTTTATTTTAATTAATGTTTAATTGGTATATATACCACTTATTATTATTATATTTCAGTGAAATCGTGACTCCAAGCTCGACTGTTCCGCTTCCTTTGTTGTATTTATAAACACCTGTTGCATATGCAAAATTATTTTTTCTGTGTGAACGCTTATATTTGAATGAATAAATACGAAAAAAATTAAAAAAATCCGTAATAATGAGTTCTGCTTGCGATGAGCTATAGTATCCTTTATCCGATCCGATTACATTTAAATATACATCTTCATTGAAATAAATACTGATTAAGCTAACATTGTTATCAATAAGACCTTTACCTATGTCTTTGAAAGTCTGTTTGCACATACTGCTCTTAAGACGTTCATCCTTTAGCTTATCTTCATCGCCTTTTCTCCAATTTAATTCAGAAGCTGAAACGCTCTGATATAAAAAACAGACAATAATAAAACTTAAACTGTAAAAGAATCCCTTCAATACAAACCCTTTGTTTTTCAAAAAATTACTTAAATTATGATGAGAAATCAACTTTGTTATTTAGCTTTTATGAGCGAAAAACTTAAAAATTATCCTAAAAATTATCAGATGAGAACACTATTCTGAAATTTTCACCCTTTTTAAAATTATTTAATCTCCATGCAAAATCGAGCCGGAATAAGCCCAAAATGCCACCTACTCCAACACCCGCCTCCTGATATATACCGTCAGTTGCTGAAAATCCTTTATAAATGGAAAGGTCATAGTTTGACTTTCGGATTTCAGACTTTCCTGCATTATAAAAAGCGATAAAATTTAGATTATTTAATACCGGAACATTCCCCCAGAAAAATTTACCGAAATTATTTTCAAAATTAATGTAATATAATCTGTCCCCAAGAAATTCCTGATAGTCCATAGCTTTAAAATTAAGTGCCGCATTTATGCCGCCCGGGTTTGCATTAAAATATGCAAGACTTTGATATGGCACTGTTCCGCTCATGTGTGTAATTCCGGCTTTGTATGTCATATTTAAAAAATAAGTCAATTGATTCCTGCCCTGCAGAAGCAAAGAATACTTTCTGAAATCATAAGTGCTTTGAAGTTTCTTCGATGAGTTTTCATATGAAAATTGTAGTGTTGGGAAATCCGTCATCCTTATTCTCGACTCGTTGTCATCCCCCCAGTCAATATATTTATATTCATTCGGGTCTATTCTCAGTGAAAATCCTACTGCTCTTAAAAATGCATCATTAATAGGCGGGTTTGCTCTTGAAATTTCATCTCTCTTTCTGAAACTATAATCAGTATTTGTAAAAGCTGAAGTTTGCTTTTCCTGATGATAGCTTATACCCAATCTTAGTTGTGGAATTGTTGAGGCATTCAATGATACACGGTAGCCCGATGCATAATAATAATCATATTCATCTTTCTTATCAATTAAAGCCCTGAATGAGTTATAAAATCTTGCCATAGAGCCAACATTAAAATTCAAAGGTTCAAGCTCCCTGAATAAACTTATGTTAAGCACAAGTGATTTATCAGCAAGAAATCTGTTTGTGAAAGACAAACTGTATTTTGTTTTTTTATCCGATAAGCCATAACCAAATTCTCCATTTACAAATGTTCTGAATTTTTCCGAAGTATAATTCGCGTTTAATCCAAGATAAGTTCCTTCAACACGGTTAAAATGGAAGTAATTTATAGGAACGCTTGAAATATATTTTCCATATGTAAGCGAAAGCGGACTTATATTGATTTGCCCTGCTTTCATTCTTTCATTTCTTTCTATTTCCTTATATGCATAATTTTCTTCAGGTGTATTGGCAATTATCTGGTTTTCTCTCCAGTAAGCAGAATCTTTCTTAGCATCAGGAAGAACTTTAATGATATACTTATCAAAAGTTCCGGGAGGCGCAGGAACATTAATCGTATAATCCGTTACGACAGAAAATACTTCTGCTTTCAATTTCACAACACCTGCCAAAGAACCGTTTCCGTAAATCTGGTTATCTGTGGGAAGCCAGTAAACATTATTATTTGCATCTTTAAACTGTGAAAATTTTTGCTTAAAATTTATTGCATCAAAAAATCTGAGCTTGGCAGCATTGTTAACGTTCAAATCTATTTTCATTAAGGAAAAAATGCTGTCAGCTATGTATAATGTTCCGTAAAATTGCGGCACAACCTCGGAATTATTTTTCATTTCAATTTTAAAAATCGGGAGCGAATCCATAAATGTCGTTCCGAGCAATCTGTAGTCATAATTATCAAATGCATCATCGCTCAGAGGTCCCGGGACTTTCACCTGCTCTAAATCAATAGTATTCTCATAAAAATTTACTATGAACGGCAGTGCTACTCCCTGTCTTGTGTTCGCAGTTTCTTTTTTTGCCTTAATAACTTCTTTATATAAATCAGGTTTTTTAAAAAATCCTTCCGTTTCGGATTCAAGAATTGCGACAATGCCTAAACCGTTTTTGCTGGTGTCTTTATTTTGAATTAATGTATCTTTAACCGACATTTGGTTCGACCAAAGCACCAGCTTGGAATAAGCATTATAATTATATTCTTTCAGATTTTTATTAAATTGATTTTTATACCTGATTGCGTTTCGTATAATTTCATAGGCGGGGTCTTCACCGCTAACGACTATTTCTTCAGTTAAAATTTCAGATTGACGCAGATAAATGTCTCTCTCAGCATCACTTTCTTCAAGATTAACATAAATTGAATCCGTAAAATATCCTATGTGCGACACAAATATTTTATAATAACCCGGAGGCAAAACAAACTTGTATTTTCCTTCTTCATCTGAAGTAGTAACAAAATTAGATCCATCAACTTTGAGTGTAACAAAAGCTAAAGAAGCATTATAATTATTATCGAAGACTTTGCCTGTAAGCTGGTATGTTTGCGAAAAAACTAATTGCGGAATTAGAATTAAACAAAACAAGTAAAATTTTATCATCAGTCTTTTTGTAAAATTACAAGTTTTTTTTCAATTAAACCGTATTTTTCAGGAAAAGAAAAATCAATTATTTTATGTTGAACTTCAGGATATTTTTTTGAAAGCTCGTTCAGCTCTTCAGCTAAATCGCCACCTTTTAGACACAAAAATTTACCCGAAAGTTTCAAAAATTTGTGCGAAAATTTATATAAATTCGCCAGAGTTGTCACCGCTTTTGCAGTCACATAATCGAATTTTCCCTCGTACTTCAGAAAATCTGCAAAATCTTCAGCACGTCCTGTTATTGCATCAATTTTAGTCAAACTGAGACGATTTATCATGTCCCTCACAGCATTAATTTTCTTTGCAATGGAATCTATAAGCAATAAATCCAATTCAGGATATAATAGTTTCAAAGGAATTCCCGGTAGTCCCCCGCCTGTGCCGACATCGACAATTTTTTCATTACCTTTCAATGGATAATCTTTAAGAAAATAAATCGAACCGATAATGTATTTTTCAATAGATTCCGTTTTTCTGCTTACAAGATTTATTTTATCATTCCACTCAAAAACTAATTTTTCATATTGTTTGAATTGTCCGATTTTGTCATCAACATTATTAAATCCCAATTCATCATTTAAAAAAGAACGAAGAAGCTCCATTAACAAAAGTTAATTTTAAATAAAATTTGAATTTTGTATAATAATATAGTTTCAAGCTATATTATTTATTAATCTAATTAAATTCAAAATGCAGGATTATGTAATCAGAAATATGACACGTAAAGACCTTGACATTGCAATAGAATGGGCTGCTCAGGAAGGATGGAATCCCGGCTTGAAAGATGCTGATTGCTTTTATCAGACCGACCCGAATGGATTTTTTATCGGTGAACTTGACGGTGAGCCGATTTCAACGATTTCTGCTGTAAAATATGGAAATGAGTTCGGTTTTATTGGTTTTTATATTGTCAAAAACGAATTCAGAGGTCACGGTTATGGTCATAAAATCTGGCAGGTCGCTTCTGATTATCTGAAAGATATCTGCTCGGGGTTGGACGGTGTGGTTGCACAGCAAGCAAGCTATGAAAGCCATGGCTACGTAAAAGCATTTAACCAGTTTCGTTTCGAAGAACAAGATGTAAGAGGTGCACGCGAAAGCGAAATACTTGATATAAAAAATATTCCATTTGAAAAAATTTTTGAATACGATAATCACATTGTGAAATATAATCGTAAAACTTTTTTAAACTGCTGGTTGAACATGGAAGGAACTTATGCGTGCGGAATTATGCGCAAAGACAAAAATGATAAAGTCGTTGGTTACGGATTAATTCGCCACTGCCGCAACGGATTCAAAATCGGTCCGTTGTTTGCCGATGATTTCGTTATTGCAGAAAAAATTTATCTGGCACTCGCAGACTATGCGACGGGAAATACCGTTTATCTCGATGTTCCCGAAGCAAATAAAATGGGATTAGAGCTTGCAAAAAAATATGTCCGCAAATATGTCTTTGAAACAGCACGAATGTATAAGAATGGTTTTTTAAATCAGGAAACCGGCAAAATTTTCGGAGTAACTACGTTTGAGTTAGGGTGATACTGCTTTTTTACACTGATTATAAAATTGCAATTTTGTCATTCCCGCGTAGGCGGGAATCCAAAGAATAAAGATTCAAAAGATTTATTTTAGTCCATCAAGAATTTTTATGAGAAATAATACTTTCTCGTCTCGTTTGCATAATAACATTTTTATTTCTCATATCATCTTTGCCTAGATTCCCGCCTGCGCGGGAATGACAAACATTAGTAACTAAAACAAAAAAGCCCGTTTTGATTTCTCAAAACGGGCTTTAATTTTGTTAAATACCTTATAACCTTACACTGCCTTTACAATTCTCATTTTAAAGAATGACCTCCATACAAAGTATAGAGCTACAAGCAAGAATACCACTCCAACATAAGGAGCCGCCGCCTGGAAGTCAGGAACAATTGCAATTTCCATCGCAAGAAGTCCGAACAATGTCGTGAACTTAATAATCGGGTTCAACGCAACAGATGAAGTATCTTTGAACGGGTCACCGACTGTATCACCGATAACGGTAGCATCGTGTAATGGAGTTCCTTTTTCTCTCAAGTCAACTTCAACAACTTTCTTTGCATTATCCCATGCACCGCCTGCGTTTGCCATAAAGATTGCCTGAAACAAACCGAAGAATGCAATAGACAATAAGTAGCTTACGAAGAATGCAGGAGCAGCAGCATCAAATCCAGGAGAAGACATGAAAGCGAATGCAAGAGCAAAAGAGAAAACTGCTATGAAAATATTATACATACCTTTTTGCGCATACTCTGTACAAATCTGAACAACCTGTTTTGATTTCTCGGTTGAAGCGCTCAATGAAGCATTCTCATCGAGGTTAATATTCCTCTTGATATACTCAACTGCGCTGTATGCGCCTGTAGTTACTGCCTGTGTAGAAGCACCTGTGAACCAATAAATCACTGCGCCTCCGCAAAGGAATCCTAAAATGGAATATGGATTAAGTAAGTTTAATATAGATTCCGGCTGAACGCCAAGGACATTTTGAAGAACAAGAATCAATGAAAATATCATTGTTGTAGCGCCTACAACCGCAGTTCCGATAAGCACCGGTTTTGCAGTTGCCTTGAATGTATTCCCTGCGCCATCGTTTTCTTCGAGATAAAGCTTAGCCCTTTCCCAGTCAGGTTTGAAACCAAACTCATTCTGAATTTGTCTTTCGTTCTCTTCTTTGTTTTCTTCTATAAGTGAAAGCTCATAAATTGACTGAGCATTATCAGTTACAGGACCATAGCTATCGACAGCAATCGTTACAGGTCCCATTCCAAGCATACCAAATGCAACAAGACCGAATGAGAAGATTGCAGGATAAATCATAATTTCACTTCCCGCAATATTAATTCCGTTTGAAGCTACATAAGCAACGAACATCAGAACAAAAAACACCATTCCCTGCCAGAAAGCACTGAAATTACCTGCAACAAGACCTGAAAGAATGGTCAATGAAGCGCCGCCTTCTTTTGATGCTGTAACAACTTCATTAACGTGCTTTGATTTAGGTGATGTAAATATTTTTGTAAATTCGGGAATAAGCGCCGCGCCTAATGTTCCGCAGCTTATAATTACCGATAACGTTATCCACAAATCATTTGGCTGGTCGCCGATTAATAAATAACTTGCGATGAATGTAACTATTATTGAAAGGATAGACGTAATCCATACAAGTGAAGTCAACGGCTTTTCAAAATCAATAGTTTCTTTACCTGAAAATCTTGCATTTGAAATAACTTTATTTATGTAATAAGCACCGATGGAAGTTAAAATCATGAGGATACGCATAACAAAAATCCACACAAGCAACGTTGCCTGAAGTTCAACTCCTGCAACCGCAAGCACTATAAAGCTAATAAGAGCAACACCCGTTACACCGTAAGTTTCAAAACCGTCTGCAGTCGGACCAACGCTGTCACCTGCATTATCACCTGTACAGTCAGCGATAACACCAGGGTTTCTCGGGTCATCTTCTTTAATCTTGAAAACAACTTTCATAAGGTCAGAACCGATATCTGCAATCTTTGTGAAGATACCGCCCGCAATTCTGAGCGCTGATGCGCCAAGAGACTCACCGATTGCAAAACCTATGAAGCTTGCTCCTGCAAACTCACGAGGAACAAACAAGAAGATTATAATCATCATGATAAGCTCAACGCAAATCAAAAGAACTCCGATGCTCATACCTGCATTAAGCGGAATGTTCAGAAGCTTAATAGGATTTTTTTGAAGCGATGCAAATGCCATACGGCTGTTTGCAAGAGTGTTCATTCTGATTCCAAACCAGGCAACTCCGTAAGAACCGAGAATACCGATAACCGTCCACATCAGGATTAATGCAACACCGCCTACAGATTGTCCTGAAAGGTAACCGAAATAAAATCCGATACATATTCCGATGAAAACAAACAGGATTATAAGGAATTTACCCTGCTGAATAAGATAGGTTTTACAGGTTTCAAAAATTATCTGCGCAACGTCAAGCATTGATTTGTGCGCAGGAAGTTTTTTAACCTGAAAAAATTGGTAGAGACCAAAAAGTAAACCAAGAATACATATTACGATACCGTAATACAATAACTGGTTCTGGTCAGCAGTTAATTCCGGAATTACAAGGTCAGCTTCGCTGGCGAATGAAGCTGCCGGAATCAACAAGAAAAAAAGCAGTCCGAGTATTTTTTTCATTTTTTCTATTAATGTTAATAATTTTTCTTTGCTTCCTTCAAAATGAAGCAGAGAAAAATCATTTGATTAATCAATTAAAAAATTTTTATTAAATAAATTCATTGTTTTTAAAACACCGTCGTTGATAAACGAAAAGATACAATCTTTATAT
Proteins encoded:
- a CDS encoding Ig-like domain-containing protein, translating into MKRTILKIIFFVFLIKVCGCANQDPPPGGPDDKSPPVVLKIYPANETLNFKDNKITIEFDEYIERRSFMDAFFITPKPDSEIKFNFGGKDVEIEFPGGFKPNTTYNVTITKDLRDVRGNNSLNEPIVIAFSTGSRIDKGSISGRVSPPSNDVVSIFCYNLRTHNPDSLDPSKVTPDYISQTGKEGTYIFSNLPSSEFRFFAIIDKDRNSLYDKDFEKIAVTYQDFIISDSSKVDGANFLIEDLSPVIGSREFLELLKPDSAQRVFSSIQNNQENIANVENFYFYFRNNTLTRFDIADKLTLKDTAGNTIRIIYNWYSDTLLQIIPAEPLRFNTIYRFNAVLGTYNYTLNFKTASESRTGKILGTINSKQEIASNVILNLIESSSRILIFKQSKPPDQKQFEFRAIPVGEYRLFAFIDTDNDDRFNYGSAFPFAPSERFVYYEPLLSVKPNWTIDNVFVNF
- a CDS encoding ATP-binding protein, whose protein sequence is MQPEYFLLQKTLAGGKFSVLKNVGFYTYYIIYAPITVPGGKVIGVCLTSELIDIKFQLKNQFFPDFGLTQEISENMNVSADLITANSISGKIEYDSIKYSGYIPVDIIGLNDVQIGKLFISSFEKEQYVQNITEFKNKYVSVLAFFLAFIVITITILLLNKIQNKSIQIFIFALVMILIRYFLLWMGFPSKSFDSDIFSPSFYASPFGFGILKSIGALFLTSICLLIICAYSVIIQYRYKVAEPIIEEQRIWFRNVKIAVYLAGFFFVLEALGLIIKVIISDSNLNFFDRSQIIPDKELFLVQLSILFISFSLITFLVQIAFAFRNIVLFSDKEFFKRYNIITFLIVFLIVNQLIEWFIPSFDLEYYQRIFLIVSIFLFVFYIKKNLLLKPDYRVLNLKTFSIFILICIVIVPFIIITKITSQETRYVEIIAQKLAEDEDERINFTISNELMNLSSLTRFENDLNDKNLLPKLAFYLWAESKLNSEDFNSAVVILDTNRKILSDFNINDAKLNTNDIITFLNKNFFEKGYNISLQQIYKNLDTLEISDTANIIDEMGLSDETLVLDSLNEEQSPVIIENIAILKNPEEKFYVGIAPIEKQDLKGTPFARILGYLVITIHSESRNFLLQTSAELFKNYNRSNILNKLISDPVLTEYVNGEIISSTDPDVSKSTVNSLSIFKEYLKNSETKSVWRMETINDEKYRTFYILSSNFENVSENENTNGNGEKVYSVSIKRDDFKVITFFYLKFILFTLIIFLALYFILAIYYLLKNKSFRLNFREKLFVSFLIVSVIPIVFLAIYTRSFIIDKNDVDQKNQIVSDLNLLNESLKGINFTLSFISNQDSLKTIQKEFINRNISQFDKNFNLYLKNRLVSTTNEELYKSDLLDTRVSAEAAYNLIYLKKDLFLDNQDIGRFSYLVGYKPLRDARNNLVGIISSQLVYRQNEINEELTETLTFIFGIYFIVIIILLIVVSFLTEKISSPILALRNATEKVSKGDINVAIDINRNDELGDLVRSFNIMTVELEKSRAELKKAEREEAWRDIARRVAHEIKNPLTPMKLSIQYLAEIYKSGDQKTFHEVLYKTKKMISNEIDKLNRIATEFSYFAKLPKRNYEPLYANEVLEDVISLYSNHPNIKFKIELNDSDTKIVADKQELNRIFQNLIKNSIQAIIKKGVIEINSVRIDGKFKIEIADDGIGMDKDTQKKLFEPNFSTKSSGMGLGLAITKKSLDDMKAKIKFESKLGEGTKVILEFKTYKN
- a CDS encoding DUF4783 domain-containing protein, coding for MKGFFYSLSFIIVCFLYQSVSASELNWRKGDEDKLKDERLKSSMCKQTFKDIGKGLIDNNVSLISIYFNEDVYLNVIGSDKGYYSSSQAELIITDFFNFFRIYSFKYKRSHRKNNFAYATGVYKYNKGSGTVELGVTISLKYNNNKWYIYQLNIN
- a CDS encoding DUF5686 family protein — its product is MIKFYLFCLILIPQLVFSQTYQLTGKVFDNNYNASLAFVTLKVDGSNFVTTSDEEGKYKFVLPPGYYKIFVSHIGYFTDSIYVNLEESDAERDIYLRQSEILTEEIVVSGEDPAYEIIRNAIRYKNQFNKNLKEYNYNAYSKLVLWSNQMSVKDTLIQNKDTSKNGLGIVAILESETEGFFKKPDLYKEVIKAKKETANTRQGVALPFIVNFYENTIDLEQVKVPGPLSDDAFDNYDYRLLGTTFMDSLPIFKIEMKNNSEVVPQFYGTLYIADSIFSLMKIDLNVNNAAKLRFFDAINFKQKFSQFKDANNNVYWLPTDNQIYGNGSLAGVVKLKAEVFSVVTDYTINVPAPPGTFDKYIIKVLPDAKKDSAYWRENQIIANTPEENYAYKEIERNERMKAGQINISPLSLTYGKYISSVPINYFHFNRVEGTYLGLNANYTSEKFRTFVNGEFGYGLSDKKTKYSLSFTNRFLADKSLVLNISLFRELEPLNFNVGSMARFYNSFRALIDKKDEYDYYYASGYRVSLNASTIPQLRLGISYHQEKQTSAFTNTDYSFRKRDEISRANPPINDAFLRAVGFSLRIDPNEYKYIDWGDDNESRIRMTDFPTLQFSYENSSKKLQSTYDFRKYSLLLQGRNQLTYFLNMTYKAGITHMSGTVPYQSLAYFNANPGGINAALNFKAMDYQEFLGDRLYYINFENNFGKFFWGNVPVLNNLNFIAFYNAGKSEIRKSNYDLSIYKGFSATDGIYQEAGVGVGGILGLFRLDFAWRLNNFKKGENFRIVFSSDNF